The nucleotide sequence ACATGCCTGAGTTCGGGTAATATCATAGCTGGTATTTCCCTCTGCATTTATGGGAATTCTGGCTGAAATCTCTATTCCGTCCCTCTCAATTTCCCGGCAGGTATATCCCTGGCTTTCCGTCAGGTGGGAACCGGTAACCACCAGGCTGGTTTCCAGCTCCGGCAACGATTTCAGTTTCAGAATCAGCGGTTTTAAAATACCGTACTCTGCTCTGGTAGCAGTTATAATACAGACTTTCTTTTTTTTCATGGCAGGAATCCTTTTACTGTCTCAATATTTCTGTCCCAATCAGCTCATCTTCCGCGTAATCCCGGTCTGCCTTCCGTCCCATCAGTTCAGGCCAGCGCATGGGAGAAATTCCCGTTCCGGGCCTTTTGGCAGTCAGATTGTCCTCGCTGAGTGTTTCGCCTTTTTTTATCCGGCATCTGGCCACAATGCTTTTCCGGGCTACTGCCCGGTTCTTCTCCTCGGATTGCGAAGGTTCTTTTTTCCCGCTGCCCAGGGCCTGTTCCACATTGCGGACTGCTGTTACCATGGCCTTCAGTTCCTCCGGCTCCAGGCTGGCCCGGTGATCCGGCCCTTCCATGGTCCGATCCAGAGTAAAATGTTTCTCAATGACACAGGCCCCCAACGCCGCCGCTGCAATGGGAATCTCAATGCCCTTCGTATGATCTGAATAGCCCACAGGCAGATGAAATTCCCGTTCCATGGCTGCCATGGCTTTCAGATTCACATCTTCCATGGGCGTGGGATATTCCGTATTACAGTGGAGCAGGGTAAGTTCCGGTGTGCCTGCCTTTTTCAGGCAGTCCACAGCCTGCCGTATTTCTTCCAGATCACACATGCCGGTAGACATAACCACCGGTTTTCCTGTACCGGCAATTTCCAGCAGATAAGGCAGGTTGGTGATTTCTCCGGAAGGCAGTTTCCAGAAATCCATATTCAGTTTATCCAGAAAATGAATACTGTCCAAATCAAAGGGAGTGGACAGAAATCCTATTCCCTGCTGCCGGCAGTATTCGTTCAGTTCCAGAAAATCCTTCTGTGTCAGGGCCAGCTTTTTCAGCATTTCCAGCTGGCTTTCCTCTGTTCCGGTGGTCTGTTTCTGATATTCCGCTTTCTCAGCAAAAACGGACACCAGTTTTTCCGGAGAAAAGGTCTGGAATTTAATATAATCTGCGCCTGCCTCTCTGGCCGCCAGAACCATCTGTTTTGCTGTTTCCAGACTGCCGTTGTGATTGACGCCTGCTTCTGCAATTATGATAATGCTCATAGACTACTCCTCATAACCGTTCAGAACCCATCACAGTTCTCATTCCTCATTCTTTTCACATAGGCCGTGCCGGAACTCCGGCCACTTTGCTGCCGGATGGAATATCCTTCACAATTACACTGCCGGCCCCGGCAGTCACATCATTTCCGATGGTAATCCCCTGGATTACTCTGGTTCCCAGGCCCAAATCACACCGGCAGCCCACAGTAACCTGTCCGGCCAGCTTTACATCCGGGCTTAACGTGGTAAAATCCCCCACCGTTCCGTCATGGCAAATCATGGAACCTGTGTTGAGAAACACAAAATTCCCCAGTGTCACATTGGTGGATACCCTGCAATCCATGGACAGTATACAGCCCTGCCCCATGTGCACATCGGAGCAGATTCTGGTATCTCCCAGGATAAGATTCGGAAATTTCAGCCGGGGATTTCCCATGAGTTTTTCTGCAATTTTCCTGCGAAGCCCCGGCTCTCCCACGCAGACTGCCACATTGGTTTCCTGCTCCAGGGCCAGCAGATACTCATCGTCTCCCAGATAAGGGCAGGTGATATTTCCCACAGAAATATCCGTTGTGCCATGGCTTATGCGGGGCTTTACATCCACATACCCCATGATGTTCCACAGGCCTTTCGGGGCATGGCTTTGATTTACCATTTCAAGCTGCCAGAGAAGCTCCCGCATACAGCCGCCGGAGCCTGCTAAAATCAGGTTCTGTGTCATTTTGCAGTTACTTCTTTTGCAGCTTCTCCAAGGGCTTCAAATACAGGAATCACTTCCGTAAATTTCTCTGCCATCTGTGCGTCGTCTTTGGCTGCAATGGCGTCGCCCAGGGCTTTTATTTTTTCGTTGAACATTTCTTTTTCAATGCGGACTTTGTCCTCGTTCAGCAACTCCATGGTACCGTTGAATACCTGAATTTCCCAGTTCATGGCCTGTACGATATCGTTCAGAAATGCTTCGGTATCTTCCAGACGTTCTCCGGACAGTTCCTTTACAATAATGTTCATGTTTTTTACCAGACGTACATTAAACTCCAGTAATGTCTCCAGTGCTTCTTTCTGTTCTGCTCTGTTCTCAATCATTTTTTTATCCTCCTGATTTGTATATTTCTTTACAAACTATGTTATGAAATGGCTTCTCTTATCATTTTTGCCATATAATCAATCATCTTCTCTGTCATTCCCGGATAAACCCCAATCCAGAAACTGCGCTCCATAATAAGGTCTGTCTGCTCCAGCGAGCCTGCCACCCGGTATCCCCGGCCTTCCTGTCTCATCTCATCAAAGCAGGGCTGGCGCACCAGATTTCCGGAAAACAGCATTCTGGTCTGAACACCGTGATGTTCCAGATAGCTGACAACCTGATTTTTGTCCACGCCCTCCCGGCAGGTAATCAGAAAGCCGAACCAGGATGGTGAAGAATCCGGACAGGCTTCCGGCAGAATCAGATATTCTTCCAGTTCCTGCAGCTGCTCTTTCAGCCGGTTGAAGTTGGCTCTGCGCTTTTCCACAAATCCCGGCAGTTTTCTGAGCTGGGCGCAGCCCACAGCAGCCTGTAAATCTGTAGCCTTTAAGTTATAACCGAAATGGGAATAGACATATTTGTGGTCATATCCCAGGGGCAGTTCTCCGTACTGCCTCTCAAAACGGTGGCCGCAGAGATTATCCTGTCCGGAAGGGCACATGCAGTCCCGTCCCCAGTCCCGCATGGAGCGCATAATTTTGTGCAGAAGGGGATTGTCTGTATAGACAGCACCGCCCTCTCCCATAGTCATATGATGGGGCGGATAGAAACTGCTGGTTCCCATGTCCCCGATACTTCCCGTTTTCTTCCATACACCGTCCATATGGTATTCACTGCCCAGAGCGTCGCAGTTGTCTTCCACCAGCCAGAGGCTGTGTCTGTCACAGAATTCTCTCACTGCTTTCAAATCAAAGGGATTTCCCAGGGTATGGGCAATCATCACGGCTTTTGTTTTCTCTGTAAGGGCCTGCTCCAGAAGGCTCACGTCGATATTATACTGGGGAATGGTAAGGTCCAGAAAAACCGGCACCGCTCCGTATTGAATACATGGTGTTACTGTAGTGGGAAAACCTGCCGCCACGGTAATGATTTCATCTCCCCGGCAAATACGCCTCTCTTTTAAAAGGGGAGAAGTCAGTGTCATAAATGCCAGCAGATTTGCCGAGGAACCGGAATTCACCAGGGAGCAGTACTTTACACCGATATATTCCGCCAGTTCCTGCTCAAACTGTTCCGTATAGCGCCCGGAAGTGAGCCAGAATTCCAGAGCGCTGTCTGTTAAATTCCGCATTTCCTCCTGGTCATACACTCTGGAAGCATAGGAAATCCGGTCTCCCTCCCGATATTCTTCTGTGTTCTGATGGAAAGTCTTATAATATGCTTCCACCATGGAAAGGATTTCCTCCCTTGCCTCCTGTTCTGTCTTCTGTTCAAACATAATCTGTCTTCCTTTCTGTCTGAATTAATACCAGAGCATTGCGTAACTGATAAATCACCAGAATTTCATACTATAATTATTATTCAATATTTCAGCTTCGCTTATCACATGTTCCAATCAACACCTGTTTTCCACAGAAAGCAAATCCGTATTTCCGGATTCTTTCTTCCGGAATTCCCCTGGCTGTAAGCGCCGCGGCATAACTCTTCTCTTCTATCTGTTTCAACGCTTCCGCCACCGTATCAGAAAGTTCCTGTTCCTTCCGGGAATCCTGTACTTTAAATTCCAGAATAATTCCATTACCACTCTGACTTTTGGGCTCCAGCATGACGTCATACCTGCCAAATCCGCTTTCTCTGTTGGAAGTAATGATATAGCGGTTTTCCAGTTCTACCAGCAGACCTAACATAAATCCATGATAAAATCGTTCTGATTCCTCTCTGTCAGAATGCTTTCCCGTATCAAAATAACTGAAGGTTTCACTGGTAATACGATTCATGTATGCGTTCATTTCTTCCAGATTTCCTCTCAGAAATGATTTGATAAACCTTTGATAACTTGACGGATTACCGGAAAACCACCTGTGTATCATACTTCGGAACATCAGATTCACTTCCCGGTTTGTCAGTGCCAGTTCATATTCAGGTTCCGTTATCAGCTCATCGCTTCCATAGTCTTCATAGCTGACTGCCTTCAGATATCCGCTGGCAAGA is from Lachnospiraceae bacterium JLR.KK002 and encodes:
- the rfbH gene encoding lipopolysaccharide biosynthesis protein RfbH, which translates into the protein MFEQKTEQEAREEILSMVEAYYKTFHQNTEEYREGDRISYASRVYDQEEMRNLTDSALEFWLTSGRYTEQFEQELAEYIGVKYCSLVNSGSSANLLAFMTLTSPLLKERRICRGDEIITVAAGFPTTVTPCIQYGAVPVFLDLTIPQYNIDVSLLEQALTEKTKAVMIAHTLGNPFDLKAVREFCDRHSLWLVEDNCDALGSEYHMDGVWKKTGSIGDMGTSSFYPPHHMTMGEGGAVYTDNPLLHKIMRSMRDWGRDCMCPSGQDNLCGHRFERQYGELPLGYDHKYVYSHFGYNLKATDLQAAVGCAQLRKLPGFVEKRRANFNRLKEQLQELEEYLILPEACPDSSPSWFGFLITCREGVDKNQVVSYLEHHGVQTRMLFSGNLVRQPCFDEMRQEGRGYRVAGSLEQTDLIMERSFWIGVYPGMTEKMIDYMAKMIREAIS
- a CDS encoding molecular chaperone yields the protein MIENRAEQKEALETLLEFNVRLVKNMNIIVKELSGERLEDTEAFLNDIVQAMNWEIQVFNGTMELLNEDKVRIEKEMFNEKIKALGDAIAAKDDAQMAEKFTEVIPVFEALGEAAKEVTAK
- the neuB gene encoding N-acetylneuraminate synthase — its product is MSIIIIAEAGVNHNGSLETAKQMVLAAREAGADYIKFQTFSPEKLVSVFAEKAEYQKQTTGTEESQLEMLKKLALTQKDFLELNEYCRQQGIGFLSTPFDLDSIHFLDKLNMDFWKLPSGEITNLPYLLEIAGTGKPVVMSTGMCDLEEIRQAVDCLKKAGTPELTLLHCNTEYPTPMEDVNLKAMAAMEREFHLPVGYSDHTKGIEIPIAAAALGACVIEKHFTLDRTMEGPDHRASLEPEELKAMVTAVRNVEQALGSGKKEPSQSEEKNRAVARKSIVARCRIKKGETLSEDNLTAKRPGTGISPMRWPELMGRKADRDYAEDELIGTEILRQ